The following proteins are co-located in the Streptomyces kaniharaensis genome:
- a CDS encoding NAD(P)-dependent oxidoreductase, translating to MPTNHTQPTVTVLGLGPMGRALAGAFVDAGVRTTVWNRTPGRDAALVARGVVSATTAEEAVAASELIVICVVNYDASDAVLHRKEVEAALKGRAVVNLTADSPDRARSTAAWAAEHGVEYLDGAIMTPAPSIGTPEAVFIHSGPVDLYERHAPVLAVLGGTHTHLGEEIGRAAGFDIALLDIFWTAMAGYVHALALAKAEGISGRELAPFAQGIGAILPPLFAEFAEDFDSGSYSGAINPLTSGVSTMAHVVHTAESHGIESGVMRAAEGLVRRTIALGHGKDGVSRLAEVLGRR from the coding sequence ATGCCCACCAACCACACCCAGCCCACCGTCACCGTACTCGGCCTCGGGCCGATGGGACGCGCCCTGGCCGGTGCCTTCGTGGACGCCGGCGTCCGTACCACGGTCTGGAACCGTACCCCAGGCCGGGACGCCGCGCTGGTCGCCCGGGGTGTGGTGAGCGCGACCACGGCAGAGGAGGCCGTGGCGGCGAGCGAGCTGATCGTCATCTGCGTGGTGAACTACGACGCCTCGGACGCCGTGCTGCACCGTAAGGAAGTCGAGGCCGCGCTCAAGGGCCGGGCGGTGGTCAACCTGACCGCCGACTCGCCGGACCGTGCCCGGTCCACGGCCGCTTGGGCGGCGGAGCACGGCGTCGAGTACCTCGACGGCGCCATCATGACGCCGGCCCCGAGCATCGGCACGCCGGAGGCGGTCTTCATCCACAGCGGGCCGGTCGACCTCTACGAGCGGCACGCGCCGGTGCTGGCGGTGCTCGGCGGTACCCACACCCACCTTGGCGAGGAGATCGGCCGGGCGGCCGGCTTCGACATCGCGCTGCTGGACATCTTTTGGACGGCGATGGCCGGATACGTGCACGCGCTGGCGCTAGCCAAGGCAGAGGGGATCAGCGGGCGGGAGCTTGCGCCGTTCGCCCAGGGGATCGGTGCGATCCTGCCCCCGCTGTTCGCGGAGTTCGCCGAGGACTTTGATAGCGGCAGCTATTCGGGCGCGATCAACCCGCTCACCTCGGGCGTCTCCACCATGGCCCACGTCGTGCACACCGCCGAGTCGCACGGCATCGAGTCCGGGGTAATGCGCGCAGCCGAGGGTCTGGTCCGCCGGACCATCGCCCTCGGCCACGGCAAGGACGGGGTGAGCCGCCTCGCCGAGGTGCTGGGCCGACGCTGA
- a CDS encoding FAD-dependent oxidoreductase, whose protein sequence is MRVLVIGAGLGGLCLAQGLRQAGIDVRIYEREASVRARYQGFRIGIGGPGLAALRECLPQRLHPLLEASTGELSGERRVVDEQLREIRQLGALHGGTATDRHVLRHLLLAGLTDRIQFGKRLVRYTELTDGTVRAEFADGSSATGDLLVGADGGNSPVRRQLLPDAEVVTLDGNGLLGRTPLTERFAGLVPGFGTVVNGPEVRMLLGKMEFRRPPHLAAAELAPDVELPETGSYLRWGAFLPEYIKPLPADWPAVRDLLLAGIADWHPDLVELVRQSDVVNSSVLTVRYAKPVPHWGTRQVTLLGDAIHVMPPSGGMGANTAFRDAALLCRAITAVERGEAELLPAVERYEREMLEYGFAAVAESLEQLPAFAPSVTAGAASAH, encoded by the coding sequence ATGCGTGTTCTGGTGATCGGTGCCGGACTCGGCGGTCTGTGCCTGGCGCAGGGGCTGCGACAGGCCGGGATCGACGTGCGGATCTACGAGCGCGAGGCGAGCGTGCGGGCCCGGTACCAGGGCTTTCGGATCGGCATCGGCGGCCCGGGACTGGCCGCGCTGCGCGAATGCCTGCCGCAGCGCTTGCACCCGCTGCTGGAGGCCAGCACCGGAGAGCTCTCGGGTGAGCGGCGGGTGGTCGACGAGCAGCTGCGCGAGATCCGCCAACTCGGCGCGCTGCACGGGGGCACGGCCACCGACCGGCACGTCCTGCGGCATCTGCTGCTGGCCGGGCTCACCGACCGGATCCAGTTCGGCAAGCGGCTGGTCCGCTACACCGAGCTGACCGACGGCACCGTCCGGGCCGAGTTCGCCGATGGGAGCAGCGCCACCGGCGACCTGCTGGTGGGCGCGGACGGCGGCAACTCCCCCGTCCGTCGGCAACTCCTGCCCGACGCCGAGGTGGTCACCCTGGACGGCAACGGCCTGCTCGGCCGCACGCCGCTGACCGAGCGGTTCGCCGGCCTGGTCCCGGGCTTCGGCACCGTGGTCAACGGCCCCGAGGTGCGGATGCTGCTCGGCAAGATGGAGTTCCGCCGCCCGCCGCACCTCGCCGCCGCCGAACTGGCCCCCGATGTCGAACTCCCGGAAACCGGAAGCTACCTCCGCTGGGGTGCGTTCCTGCCCGAGTACATCAAGCCGCTGCCCGCCGATTGGCCGGCGGTCCGCGACCTGCTGCTGGCCGGCATCGCCGACTGGCACCCCGACCTGGTGGAGCTCGTACGGCAGTCGGACGTGGTGAACAGCTCCGTACTGACGGTCCGTTACGCGAAGCCAGTGCCGCACTGGGGCACCCGCCAGGTCACCCTGCTCGGCGACGCCATCCACGTCATGCCGCCGAGCGGAGGCATGGGCGCCAACACCGCGTTCCGGGACGCGGCACTGCTCTGCCGCGCGATCACCGCGGTCGAGCGCGGCGAGGCGGAGCTGCTGCCGGCCGTCGAGCGGTACGAGCGCGAGATGCTCGAGTATGGCTTCGCGGCGGTCGCGGAGAGTCTGGAGCAACTGCCAGCCTTCGCCCCATCGGTCACGGCGGGCGCGGCGAGCGCACACTGA
- a CDS encoding winged helix-turn-helix transcriptional regulator → MTRSQAVNPNVCGVTAAIAVIDGKWKTSLLWLLEASPQRPAELRRRLPGLSEKVLTQALREMESDGLVHREVHDVLPLKTVYSLTDFGRRLSDALGPVSDLGHERLDRMTAEQAGQVEPSAS, encoded by the coding sequence ATGACGCGTAGTCAGGCCGTGAACCCGAACGTGTGCGGGGTGACCGCCGCGATCGCCGTGATCGACGGCAAGTGGAAGACGTCCCTGCTCTGGCTACTGGAGGCCAGCCCGCAGCGTCCCGCCGAACTCCGCCGACGACTGCCCGGCCTCAGTGAGAAGGTCCTCACCCAGGCCCTGCGCGAGATGGAGTCCGACGGCCTGGTGCACCGCGAGGTTCACGACGTCCTTCCGCTGAAGACGGTCTACTCCCTGACCGACTTCGGCCGCCGCCTCTCTGACGCCCTCGGCCCGGTCTCCGACCTGGGCCACGAGCGCCTCGACCGCATGACGGCCGAGCAGGCCGGACAGGTCGAGCCGTCTGCCTCCTGA
- a CDS encoding maleylpyruvate isomerase family mycothiol-dependent enzyme: MEKNLEFPDLLRLIDERSTAFRAAVAAAPSLDAQVPTCPGWTLFDLVKHLGGGDRFWAAIVGAGPADAPPADATAARAALEVPREREALLAWLAASTQLLLGALREAGPESGCWTWWPASQSPQTSGGVARHRAQETAVHTYDAQLAGGAAQPLPAEVALDGVEEFLFTVCGTPSAWPHKPTAFDFHTAEGRSWRLTVDGDGARSTRIPAPTAATGEDSNAAGVSVHGTASELVLYLYDRIQAESLRVDGDAGLLDLLRAWEPEEK, from the coding sequence GTGGAAAAGAATCTCGAGTTCCCTGACCTGCTGCGACTGATCGATGAACGGTCGACCGCCTTCCGCGCCGCGGTCGCCGCCGCGCCCAGTCTCGACGCACAGGTGCCGACCTGCCCCGGGTGGACGCTGTTCGATCTGGTGAAGCACCTGGGTGGGGGAGACCGTTTCTGGGCCGCCATCGTCGGCGCGGGACCTGCCGACGCTCCCCCGGCCGACGCCACCGCTGCGCGTGCCGCTCTGGAAGTGCCGCGGGAGCGTGAGGCCCTGCTGGCCTGGCTGGCCGCGTCGACGCAGCTTCTGCTCGGCGCCCTGCGCGAGGCAGGCCCGGAGAGCGGTTGCTGGACGTGGTGGCCTGCGTCGCAGTCACCGCAAACCTCCGGCGGTGTCGCCCGGCACCGGGCCCAGGAGACCGCGGTGCACACGTACGACGCCCAGCTCGCCGGGGGCGCTGCGCAGCCGCTGCCGGCCGAGGTGGCACTCGACGGTGTGGAGGAGTTCCTGTTCACCGTCTGCGGAACGCCGAGTGCCTGGCCGCACAAGCCCACGGCCTTCGACTTCCACACCGCCGAGGGCCGCTCCTGGCGCCTCACGGTCGACGGCGACGGCGCACGCTCCACCCGCATCCCCGCGCCCACCGCCGCGACCGGCGAGGACTCGAACGCAGCCGGCGTCTCCGTCCATGGCACAGCCAGTGAGTTGGTCCTCTACTTGTACGACCGCATCCAGGCCGAGTCCTTGCGCGTGGACGGGGACGCAGGGCTGCTCGACCTGCTCCGCGCCTGGGAGCCGGAGGAGAAGTAG
- a CDS encoding helix-turn-helix domain-containing protein, with amino-acid sequence MGRAAEMTGTTPGFLRALGEHRLITPLRSDGGHRRYSRYQLRIAMRARDLVNQGTPIEAACRIVILEDQLEEALRLNEQLRSSQHAQEPTADT; translated from the coding sequence ATGGGCCGCGCCGCCGAGATGACCGGCACCACCCCCGGCTTCCTGCGAGCCCTCGGCGAACACCGCCTCATCACCCCACTGCGCTCCGACGGCGGACACCGCCGCTACTCCCGCTACCAATTGCGCATCGCCATGCGCGCCCGCGACCTCGTCAACCAGGGCACGCCCATCGAGGCGGCCTGCCGCATCGTCATCCTCGAAGACCAACTCGAGGAAGCCCTGCGCCTCAACGAACAACTCCGTAGCTCCCAGCACGCCCAGGAGCCCACGGCGGACACCTGA
- a CDS encoding YcxB family protein, which translates to MVVDGAGVTVIDRCGTQTRAWAMLSGFVETKHLFVVLNRSGSCLLILANCGTADPDALRARHAAPVGRPAPAGPALEVRA; encoded by the coding sequence GTGGTGGTGGACGGCGCCGGGGTGACCGTCATCGACCGGTGCGGCACCCAGACCCGGGCGTGGGCGATGCTGTCGGGCTTCGTGGAGACGAAGCACCTGTTCGTGGTGCTCAACCGCAGCGGCTCCTGCCTGCTCATCCTGGCCAACTGCGGGACGGCGGACCCCGACGCGCTGCGCGCCCGGCACGCGGCCCCGGTCGGCCGTCCGGCGCCCGCGGGCCCGGCCCTGGAGGTCCGGGCCTGA
- a CDS encoding cold-shock protein yields MANGTVKWFNAEKGFGFIEQDGGGADVFAHYSNINASGFRELLEGQKVEFDVTQGQKGPQAENIRPL; encoded by the coding sequence ATGGCTAATGGCACTGTGAAGTGGTTCAACGCGGAAAAGGGCTTCGGCTTCATCGAGCAGGACGGTGGCGGCGCTGACGTCTTCGCCCACTACTCGAACATCAACGCCAGCGGCTTCCGCGAGCTGCTCGAGGGCCAGAAGGTCGAGTTCGACGTCACGCAGGGCCAGAAGGGCCCGCAGGCCGAGAACATCCGTCCGCTGTAG
- a CDS encoding MarR family winged helix-turn-helix transcriptional regulator, translating to MTNPTGHQIAEALGLLLRRSTRTGLHAQLTDGLGEAVDELTYPVLSGLARTGPCSAADLGREIGLDRTTVTRRADRLEEAGLLRREADPADRRATLLVLTGSGYDAVRATRDRLAARIEDSLASWPAADAEVFAGLLRTFVDEGPFQN from the coding sequence GTGACGAATCCGACCGGACACCAGATCGCCGAGGCCCTGGGACTGCTGCTGCGGCGCAGCACCCGCACCGGGCTCCATGCCCAGCTGACCGACGGCCTGGGGGAAGCCGTCGACGAGCTCACCTACCCCGTCCTGAGCGGCCTGGCCCGCACCGGCCCGTGCAGCGCCGCCGACCTCGGCCGCGAGATCGGACTGGACCGCACCACCGTGACCCGCCGCGCCGACCGGCTGGAGGAGGCCGGCCTGCTGCGCCGCGAGGCCGACCCCGCCGACCGGCGCGCCACCCTGCTCGTCCTCACCGGCTCCGGGTACGACGCGGTGCGGGCCACCCGGGACCGCCTGGCGGCCCGCATCGAGGACTCCCTCGCCTCCTGGCCGGCCGCCGACGCCGAGGTCTTCGCCGGGCTGCTGCGGACCTTCGTGGACGAGGGGCCGTTCCAGAACTGA
- a CDS encoding TetR/AcrR family transcriptional regulator C-terminal domain-containing protein — protein sequence MPLRQADVLQGAMELLDEDGLDELTTRRLAQRLGVRAGALYWHYPSKAALLDALADRIIGEMLTQPPAGGPGAAPAVEQDWPDRVRELATRARATMLAHRDGARLVVSFTAPPPNAVAYFGSLVDALRSAGADAPAAHLGADVVTSFVNGYTLEEQARQAALIPLDQRDATFRLELDIVIAGIRARLLRD from the coding sequence ATGCCGCTCCGGCAGGCCGATGTGCTGCAGGGCGCCATGGAACTGCTCGACGAGGACGGCCTCGACGAGCTGACCACCCGTCGCCTGGCCCAGCGGCTCGGCGTCCGCGCCGGCGCCCTGTACTGGCACTATCCGAGCAAGGCGGCACTGCTGGACGCGCTGGCCGACCGGATCATCGGCGAGATGCTCACACAGCCGCCCGCCGGCGGCCCGGGTGCCGCCCCCGCCGTCGAGCAGGACTGGCCCGACCGGGTCCGCGAGCTGGCCACCCGGGCCCGCGCGACCATGCTCGCCCACCGCGACGGCGCCCGGCTCGTGGTCTCCTTCACCGCCCCGCCGCCCAACGCCGTCGCCTACTTCGGCTCCCTGGTCGACGCCCTGCGCTCGGCCGGTGCCGACGCACCGGCCGCCCACCTCGGCGCGGACGTGGTCACCAGCTTCGTCAACGGCTACACCCTCGAGGAACAGGCCCGTCAGGCCGCCCTGATCCCCCTGGACCAGCGCGACGCGACCTTCCGCCTGGAGCTGGACATCGTGATCGCGGGCATCCGCGCGCGGCTGCTGCGCGACTGA
- a CDS encoding transposase domain-containing protein produces MVAESGQAEQRSRLLPARSVVCFVLAMYLFFGQGYEEVARLLGEEIGAGRRS; encoded by the coding sequence GTGGTCGCCGAGAGCGGGCAGGCCGAGCAACGCAGTCGGCTGCTGCCGGCGCGGTCGGTCGTGTGCTTCGTGCTGGCGATGTACCTGTTCTTCGGGCAGGGCTATGAGGAGGTCGCACGGCTGCTGGGCGAGGAAATCGGGGCTGGGCGGCGGTCGTAG